A DNA window from Rhizobium jaguaris contains the following coding sequences:
- a CDS encoding acetyl/propionyl/methylcrotonyl-CoA carboxylase subunit alpha, with protein sequence MFSKILIANRGEIACRIIRSARRMGIRTVAVYSDADIAALHVALADEAVHIGPAVASESYLSKDRIIAAARRSGVEAIHPGYGFLSENADFAEAVEAAGLVFIGPSPASIRAMGLKDAAKALMERAGVPVVPGYHGDKQDTEFLAERATEIGFPVLIKARAGGGGKGMRRVDRPEDFATALEAARREAKSAFGDDAVLIEKYLTQPRHIEIQVFGDSHGNVVHLFERDCSLQRRHQKVIEEAPAPGMTEEMRNAMGEAAVRAARAIDYRGAGTVEFIVDVSGGLSPDRFFFMEMNTRLQVEHPVTEAIAGVDLVEWQLRIAGGEPLQKTQVELTVDGWAFEARLYAEDPSRGFLPATGTLSHLRFPDGDVRIDTGVHEGDSITPHYDPLIAKLIVYAPTRQAALAKLTRALQDTQVAGTVSNLDFLVRLSQQPDFVAGHPDTGLIDREAETLTAASIPDDIALAIAAIFEAGCMARSHARDPWQSLGAWQLWGEASRPAALHHRGGHTNCGVIAKGQDLFSVHLDDRAVGVRIVGRTDNGCRVEINGRQSSADIFQTLHDMTLFLDGHTHHFHRPDPLDGVEEGAVGGDRLIAPMPGLIKIVRVQEGDMVARGEALIVMEAMKMELTLTATRDGVVESLNVGEGDQTSESAVLLSLRPEDEQ encoded by the coding sequence ATGTTTTCGAAGATATTGATCGCCAATCGCGGAGAAATCGCCTGCCGGATCATCCGTTCGGCAAGGCGGATGGGTATCCGCACGGTCGCTGTTTATTCCGACGCCGATATTGCCGCACTGCATGTGGCACTGGCCGATGAGGCGGTCCATATCGGCCCGGCGGTGGCGAGCGAGAGCTATCTTTCGAAAGACCGGATCATAGCCGCTGCACGGCGATCCGGCGTCGAGGCCATTCACCCCGGCTATGGATTTCTCTCGGAAAATGCCGATTTCGCGGAGGCCGTCGAAGCTGCCGGACTGGTTTTCATCGGCCCATCGCCGGCCTCGATCCGGGCCATGGGCCTGAAGGATGCCGCCAAGGCGTTGATGGAGCGCGCCGGTGTGCCCGTCGTTCCCGGCTATCATGGCGATAAACAGGATACGGAGTTCCTCGCGGAGCGGGCAACGGAGATCGGCTTCCCCGTTCTTATCAAGGCACGGGCAGGCGGCGGCGGCAAGGGCATGCGTCGGGTCGATCGGCCGGAGGATTTTGCCACTGCGCTGGAAGCGGCAAGGCGCGAGGCCAAATCCGCCTTCGGTGATGATGCCGTCCTCATCGAAAAATATCTGACCCAGCCCCGGCACATCGAAATCCAGGTCTTCGGCGACAGTCACGGCAATGTCGTGCATCTCTTCGAGCGCGATTGTTCTCTGCAGCGACGGCACCAGAAGGTGATTGAGGAGGCGCCGGCCCCCGGGATGACGGAGGAGATGCGTAACGCCATGGGCGAAGCTGCCGTCCGTGCAGCCCGCGCCATCGACTATCGCGGCGCCGGCACCGTTGAATTCATTGTTGATGTCTCTGGTGGCTTGTCGCCGGATCGCTTCTTTTTCATGGAAATGAACACCCGCCTGCAGGTCGAGCATCCCGTCACCGAGGCGATCGCCGGGGTCGACCTTGTCGAATGGCAACTACGGATTGCCGGTGGCGAGCCTTTGCAGAAGACCCAAGTCGAACTCACCGTTGACGGCTGGGCCTTCGAAGCGCGGCTTTATGCCGAAGACCCGTCGCGGGGTTTTCTGCCGGCGACCGGCACGCTCTCGCATCTCAGATTTCCCGACGGCGATGTCCGCATCGACACCGGCGTGCACGAAGGCGACAGCATCACGCCGCATTACGATCCCCTGATCGCCAAGCTCATTGTTTACGCGCCAACCCGCCAAGCAGCCCTCGCCAAGTTGACGCGGGCGCTGCAGGATACGCAGGTTGCCGGAACAGTAAGCAATCTCGACTTTCTGGTCCGCTTGAGCCAGCAGCCGGATTTCGTTGCGGGCCATCCGGATACGGGCCTGATCGACCGCGAGGCGGAGACGCTGACCGCCGCATCAATCCCGGACGATATCGCGCTTGCCATTGCCGCCATCTTCGAGGCGGGGTGCATGGCGCGATCCCATGCGCGCGATCCCTGGCAATCGCTTGGCGCCTGGCAGCTTTGGGGCGAGGCGAGCCGGCCTGCCGCCCTGCATCACCGCGGCGGTCATACGAACTGCGGCGTGATTGCGAAAGGACAAGATCTCTTCTCTGTGCATCTCGATGATCGTGCTGTCGGCGTTCGCATCGTCGGCCGCACCGACAACGGCTGCCGCGTCGAGATCAATGGCCGGCAGTCGAGTGCCGATATCTTCCAGACTCTGCATGACATGACGCTGTTCCTCGATGGCCATACCCATCATTTCCATCGACCCGATCCGCTGGATGGCGTCGAGGAAGGGGCCGTCGGTGGTGACCGGCTGATCGCGCCGATGCCTGGCCTCATCAAGATTGTCCGAGTGCAGGAAGGCGATATGGTCGCCAGGGGCGAGGCGCTGATCGTGATGGAAGCCATGAAGATGGAACTGACACTGACGGCGACGCGCGACGGCGTGGTGGAAAGCCTCAACGTCGGCGAGGGTGATCAAACCAGTGAGAGCGCCGTCCTGCTGTCGCTCCGGCCAGAGGACGAACAATGA
- a CDS encoding carbon-nitrogen hydrolase family protein: MFDAVDKVADVLARDLAWADEQGIELALFPECYLQGHSYNAAIAGRRALSLDDPRLNALVARFAAGRTTAVVGLFERRGDALYNSAIVAKAGRIIGAYAKAHPLESGCTPGQDFPVWEEGHWRFGINICADLRYPYTSTRLARKGAGLICNPINLMLRPHKAEKWHKPGMAGLQICAKHTGCWVMAADVVGGNDDGWFSYGSSAIVDPNGVVVAKAKPHNEDVLVFDLPDRQPERGFDQKAPMIAT; this comes from the coding sequence ATGTTCGATGCCGTCGATAAGGTCGCGGATGTGCTTGCGCGCGACTTGGCGTGGGCGGACGAGCAAGGTATCGAACTCGCCCTTTTCCCGGAATGCTATCTTCAGGGACACAGTTACAACGCGGCAATTGCCGGGCGGCGCGCACTGTCTCTCGATGATCCCCGGTTGAACGCCCTTGTCGCTCGCTTTGCCGCTGGGAGGACGACTGCGGTCGTCGGCCTTTTTGAGCGGAGGGGCGATGCGCTCTACAACAGCGCCATCGTCGCCAAGGCAGGCCGGATCATCGGGGCCTATGCCAAAGCGCATCCGCTGGAAAGCGGCTGCACGCCCGGGCAGGATTTTCCTGTCTGGGAGGAGGGCCATTGGCGCTTCGGTATCAATATCTGCGCCGATTTGAGATATCCCTATACCTCGACTCGTCTGGCCCGAAAGGGGGCCGGCCTTATCTGCAATCCCATCAATCTGATGCTCCGGCCTCACAAGGCGGAAAAGTGGCATAAGCCGGGTATGGCGGGCCTGCAAATATGCGCCAAGCACACAGGGTGTTGGGTCATGGCGGCCGATGTGGTCGGCGGCAACGACGACGGCTGGTTCAGCTATGGCAGCAGCGCGATCGTCGATCCGAACGGCGTCGTCGTGGCCAAGGCGAAACCACATAACGAGGATGTCCTTGTCTTCGATCTGCCCGATCGACAACCCGAACGCGGATTCGATCAAAAAGCCCCAATGATCGCTACATAA
- a CDS encoding TIGR03808 family TAT-translocated repetitive protein codes for MVQRRAFIAYIAASAAAGLFAQRSLAAPLAKIAAAEMRGPIDAIAYKATPGTSDIRSGKLQAVIDNAARNNAPVFLPPGNYDVSNLTLPDNTRITGIPGASRLVYGGEGHLMSADKAKRIELSGLVLDGGNRWLADYAGGLLQFAGIDQVLIDNCEIAGSRKHALQLERCGGRIERSRISGAAEAGLYSVQSTGLTITGNTVEDCGNGGILIHRWDKGADGSVVSGNRIARIGANDGGTGQNGNGINVFRAGGVLVSGNQIADCAFTAVRANSASNVQITGNQCLRSGETAIFCEFEFEGAVVSNNLIDGAANGIAIANFDKGGRLASVTGNIVRNLLLTGPYAQESGFGIGISAEADTLIASNLIENAPLWGLKLGWGAYLRNLVATGNIIRQAPIGCAVSVVDGAGAAVISDNLFQEATKGAIIGFRWDKPASGDLTTTGSENFPQLTIAKNRLA; via the coding sequence ATGGTCCAGCGCCGCGCGTTCATCGCCTATATCGCCGCCTCGGCCGCCGCCGGCCTGTTTGCGCAACGCTCTCTTGCGGCACCGCTCGCCAAGATCGCGGCCGCCGAGATGCGCGGACCGATCGATGCTATCGCTTACAAGGCGACGCCAGGCACCAGCGATATCCGAAGCGGCAAGCTCCAGGCGGTGATCGACAACGCCGCGCGTAACAACGCGCCGGTCTTCCTGCCGCCCGGCAACTATGATGTCTCGAACCTCACATTGCCCGATAACACCCGCATTACCGGCATCCCCGGCGCCTCACGGCTCGTCTATGGTGGCGAGGGCCATCTGATGAGCGCCGACAAGGCCAAACGCATCGAACTATCCGGCCTCGTTCTCGACGGCGGCAATCGGTGGCTTGCCGACTATGCCGGCGGATTGCTGCAATTTGCCGGCATCGACCAAGTCCTCATCGACAATTGCGAAATCGCCGGCAGCCGCAAACATGCGCTGCAATTGGAGCGCTGCGGCGGGCGCATCGAACGCAGCCGAATATCAGGCGCCGCGGAGGCTGGCCTTTATTCCGTCCAATCGACTGGGTTGACGATCACCGGCAATACGGTCGAGGATTGCGGCAATGGCGGCATCCTCATCCACCGCTGGGACAAGGGCGCAGACGGCAGCGTCGTCAGCGGCAACCGCATCGCCCGCATCGGTGCCAACGACGGTGGCACCGGCCAAAACGGCAACGGCATCAACGTCTTTCGCGCCGGCGGCGTCTTGGTCTCCGGCAACCAGATCGCTGATTGCGCTTTCACCGCCGTACGGGCCAATTCGGCATCGAACGTTCAGATCACAGGTAATCAATGCCTGCGCTCAGGCGAAACGGCTATCTTCTGCGAATTCGAGTTCGAAGGCGCCGTGGTCAGCAACAATCTCATCGACGGCGCGGCAAACGGCATCGCGATTGCCAATTTCGACAAGGGCGGCCGGCTCGCCAGCGTCACCGGCAATATCGTCCGCAATCTGTTGCTGACCGGTCCCTATGCCCAGGAGAGCGGTTTCGGCATCGGGATCTCGGCAGAAGCCGACACGCTGATTGCTTCGAACCTTATCGAAAATGCCCCGCTCTGGGGCCTCAAACTGGGCTGGGGCGCCTATCTGCGCAACCTCGTCGCCACCGGCAACATCATACGTCAAGCCCCCATCGGCTGCGCCGTCTCCGTCGTCGACGGCGCCGGCGCGGCTGTCATCTCAGACAATCTGTTTCAAGAAGCGACGAAAGGAGCGATCATCGGCTTTCGTTGGGACAAACCGGCTTCAGGGGATTTGACGACGACGGGGAGTGAAAATTTTCCACAACTTACAATAGCGAAAAATAGGTTGGCGTAG
- a CDS encoding hydroxymethylglutaryl-CoA lyase, whose product MTDRPSNHVTIVEMAPRDGLQNEKRLIGAETKIELVDLLSDCGFERIEVTSFVSPKWVPQLSDAADVMAGIKRKPGVRYAVLTPNMQGFEAALAAGADEVAIFASASESFSVRNINCSIAESIERFRPVAAASRDRGIPLRGYVSCVVECPYEGAVPPANAASVARQLQELGCYEVSLGDTIGRGKPEAVDRMLEAVLAALPASMLAGHFHDTSGRALDNIGVALDRGLRVFDAAAGGLGGCPFAPGAKGNVDTVSVHRYLALHGFETGLDEEKLAHAAAFASSLRSPV is encoded by the coding sequence ATGACCGATCGCCCTTCCAACCACGTCACCATCGTCGAGATGGCGCCGCGAGACGGCCTGCAGAACGAAAAACGGCTGATCGGCGCGGAGACCAAGATCGAGCTGGTGGATCTGCTCTCCGACTGCGGTTTCGAGCGTATCGAAGTCACCAGCTTCGTCAGCCCGAAATGGGTGCCGCAGCTCTCCGATGCTGCTGACGTCATGGCCGGGATCAAACGAAAGCCCGGCGTCCGCTATGCGGTTCTGACGCCGAATATGCAGGGGTTCGAGGCGGCACTTGCCGCTGGCGCCGACGAGGTGGCGATCTTCGCATCGGCTTCCGAAAGCTTTTCAGTCCGCAACATCAATTGCTCCATCGCCGAAAGCATCGAGCGTTTCCGGCCGGTGGCGGCGGCAAGCCGCGATCGCGGCATTCCCCTGCGCGGCTACGTCAGTTGCGTCGTTGAATGCCCCTATGAGGGCGCGGTGCCGCCGGCGAATGCCGCAAGCGTCGCCCGACAATTGCAGGAGCTCGGCTGCTACGAGGTCAGCCTTGGCGACACGATCGGCAGAGGCAAACCGGAGGCGGTGGACAGGATGCTGGAAGCCGTGCTTGCCGCTCTTCCCGCCAGTATGCTGGCCGGCCATTTTCACGATACCTCTGGGCGGGCACTAGACAATATCGGCGTAGCGCTGGATCGGGGCCTGCGGGTATTCGACGCCGCTGCCGGCGGTCTCGGCGGCTGCCCCTTCGCGCCCGGCGCCAAAGGCAACGTCGATACCGTGTCGGTTCACCGCTATCTGGCACTGCACGGCTTCGAGACTGGTCTCGACGAGGAGAAACTTGCCCACGCCGCCGCCTTTGCCAGCAGCCTCAGGAGTCCCGTATGA
- a CDS encoding sensor domain-containing protein, producing the protein MNKPAFQHARTSERGRTLDIETERLLAATQALMAANAHHVADGIEQLRLKAIVHELPDFLFVKDRESRFVFANAATAKSLGLERASALAGKTDFDLMPPEQASEYYRIEQEIIATGKPRIDMEDVVLSASGGKPVYRLTSKLPLRNDRGEVIGLICSSRDITERKRQEHLRRSQAELLEMIAKSEPLEMILEALVLMVEDQMVGIKGSVLLLDHEGIHLSHGAAPNLPAAYSRLIDGIAIGPKVGSCGTAAWRGKPVFVNDTQTDPLWQDFRGLAAQFDLYSCWSTPIMTSQGNVLGTLGLYSSAVREPTECELELIAMATHIAGIAIERKRAEDRIYFMAHHDDLTGLPNRAFLKENMAKILFKARRNGRKVTVAYVDLDNFKQVNDSRGHGAGDELLKELTARMVDSLRASDMVVRLGGDEFLLVFVHQSRRHDTGIARRLRELQKAITQPVVIGDIEVSVTSSIGVAAFPADGETPEELIACADAAMYKAKEHGRNRLQYHTHKPNAAGVMPLSEQEELRSAIGAKQFFVEYQPQVDVASGRIVGVEALVRWRHPRHGMLPPGQFIPLAEESGLIIPLGLFVLNEACRQAKEWQAMGLPPVTIAVNVSARQFGDPALAAHVTEALEASGLGPQWLELELTESTLMHDVPRALHVMQALKALGVRLSIDDFGTGYSSLAALKTFPFDRLKMDRSFVEALPRDETTVAIASAVISLARRLRLAVVAEGVESDEQLEFLRESQCNEAQGFYFSRPVGAGEIARLLTSACDRLA; encoded by the coding sequence ATGAATAAGCCGGCTTTTCAGCACGCGCGGACAAGCGAGCGTGGTCGTACGCTCGACATCGAAACGGAGCGTCTGTTGGCGGCGACGCAAGCGCTGATGGCGGCGAACGCGCACCATGTTGCCGATGGCATCGAGCAATTGCGGCTCAAGGCGATCGTGCATGAACTGCCGGATTTTCTCTTCGTCAAGGATCGTGAAAGCCGCTTCGTCTTCGCCAACGCCGCCACTGCAAAAAGTTTGGGATTGGAGAGAGCGAGTGCGCTCGCCGGCAAGACCGATTTCGATTTGATGCCGCCGGAGCAGGCTAGCGAATACTACCGTATCGAGCAGGAAATCATCGCTACCGGCAAGCCTCGGATCGATATGGAGGATGTCGTCCTTTCTGCGAGCGGCGGAAAGCCGGTCTATCGGCTGACCTCGAAATTGCCGCTGCGCAACGATCGCGGTGAGGTGATCGGTCTGATCTGCAGTTCCCGCGATATCACCGAGCGCAAGCGCCAGGAGCATCTGCGCCGCAGCCAGGCCGAACTGTTGGAAATGATCGCCAAGAGCGAGCCGCTGGAGATGATCCTCGAGGCTCTGGTGCTGATGGTTGAGGACCAGATGGTCGGCATCAAAGGGTCGGTGCTGCTGCTGGATCATGAAGGCATACATCTGTCCCATGGCGCCGCGCCCAATCTGCCCGCCGCCTACAGCCGCCTGATCGACGGCATTGCCATCGGCCCGAAGGTCGGCTCCTGCGGTACGGCCGCCTGGCGCGGCAAGCCGGTCTTCGTCAACGACACGCAGACTGATCCCCTTTGGCAGGATTTTCGCGGGCTTGCCGCGCAATTCGATCTGTATTCCTGTTGGTCGACGCCAATCATGACCTCGCAGGGCAACGTGCTTGGCACTCTCGGGCTCTATTCCAGCGCGGTACGCGAGCCGACCGAGTGCGAGCTGGAGTTGATCGCCATGGCGACCCACATCGCCGGCATCGCCATCGAGCGCAAGCGCGCTGAAGACCGCATTTATTTCATGGCCCACCACGATGACCTCACCGGTTTGCCGAACCGTGCCTTTCTCAAGGAGAACATGGCGAAGATCCTGTTCAAGGCGCGGCGTAATGGCCGCAAGGTGACGGTCGCCTATGTCGATCTCGACAATTTCAAGCAAGTCAACGACAGTCGCGGCCACGGCGCCGGCGATGAGCTGTTGAAGGAGCTGACAGCGCGCATGGTCGATAGCCTGCGAGCCTCCGACATGGTGGTGCGCCTTGGCGGCGACGAATTCCTGCTGGTCTTCGTCCACCAGTCGCGGCGGCACGACACAGGCATCGCGCGCCGACTGCGTGAGCTGCAGAAGGCGATTACACAGCCGGTGGTGATCGGAGATATCGAGGTTTCCGTCACGAGCAGCATCGGCGTCGCGGCGTTTCCCGCCGATGGTGAGACGCCCGAGGAGCTGATCGCCTGTGCAGACGCGGCCATGTACAAGGCCAAGGAGCATGGGCGCAACCGGCTGCAATATCATACCCATAAGCCCAATGCGGCAGGTGTCATGCCGTTGAGCGAGCAGGAGGAATTGCGCAGCGCCATCGGCGCCAAGCAGTTTTTCGTGGAATACCAGCCGCAGGTCGATGTCGCGAGCGGCCGCATCGTCGGCGTCGAAGCGCTGGTGCGCTGGCGTCATCCGCGTCACGGCATGCTGCCCCCTGGCCAATTCATCCCGCTGGCGGAAGAATCCGGGCTGATCATTCCGCTCGGCTTGTTCGTATTGAACGAGGCCTGCCGGCAGGCCAAGGAGTGGCAGGCGATGGGTTTGCCGCCGGTCACGATCGCCGTCAATGTTTCGGCTCGGCAGTTCGGTGATCCAGCGCTCGCCGCTCATGTCACCGAAGCCCTGGAGGCAAGCGGTCTCGGCCCGCAATGGCTGGAGTTGGAGTTGACCGAAAGCACGCTGATGCATGACGTGCCGCGCGCCTTGCATGTGATGCAGGCGCTGAAGGCGCTCGGCGTGCGCCTGTCGATCGACGACTTCGGCACCGGCTATTCCAGCTTGGCGGCGCTGAAGACCTTTCCCTTCGACCGTCTCAAAATGGATCGTTCCTTCGTCGAGGCGTTGCCTCGCGACGAAACGACGGTTGCCATCGCCTCCGCCGTCATCTCGCTCGCGCGCCGGCTGCGCCTCGCCGTGGTCGCAGAGGGGGTGGAGTCGGACGAGCAGCTCGAGTTCCTGCGCGAGAGTCAATGCAACGAAGCGCAGGGTTTCTATTTTTCGCGGCCGGTCGGAGCAGGGGAGATCGCAAGGCTTCTAACAAGCGCCTGTGACCGCCTCGCTTGA
- a CDS encoding carboxyl transferase domain-containing protein, with protein sequence MTALKSQISTHSDRFRDNRAAMLEAIAVAEAAVLRAAEGGGVQARERHVGRGKMLPRDRVAGLIDPATPFLEIGATAAHGMYGDGAPGAGLIAGIGRVVGRDCMIVCNDATVKGGTYYPITVKKHLRAQEIAAENNLPCLYLVDSGGANLPNQDEVFPDRDHFGRIFYNQANMSAAGIPQIAVVMGSCTAGGAYVPAMSDETIIVEGQGTIFLAGPPLVKAATGEVVSAEDLGGGDVHTRLSGVADYLARDDAHALAMARQAIANLNRHKPTTVELTTPEPPLYDPEDILGIVPSDLRTPYDVREVIARVVDGSRLDEFKARYGATLVCGFAHIHGIPVGIIANNGVLFSESALKGAHFVELCSQRKIPLVFLQNITGFMVGRKYETEGIAKHGAKLVTAVATTKVPKITMLIGGSFGAGNYGMAGRAYSPRFLWTWPNSRISVMGGEQAAGVLATVRSEALARAGKPWTKEEEAAFKQPTLKMFETQSHPLYASARLWDDGIIDPRRSRDVLALSLSAALNAPIEDTRFGLFRM encoded by the coding sequence ATGACCGCCCTGAAATCACAAATCTCCACGCATTCGGACCGTTTCAGAGACAATCGCGCTGCGATGTTGGAGGCGATTGCGGTGGCCGAGGCGGCGGTCTTGCGGGCGGCTGAGGGCGGCGGCGTGCAGGCGCGAGAGCGCCATGTCGGCCGAGGCAAGATGCTGCCGCGCGACCGGGTGGCGGGACTGATCGATCCCGCGACGCCTTTTCTCGAGATCGGCGCGACGGCCGCCCACGGCATGTATGGCGATGGAGCGCCAGGTGCCGGACTGATCGCCGGTATCGGCCGCGTTGTGGGCCGCGACTGCATGATCGTGTGCAACGATGCCACGGTCAAAGGCGGCACCTACTATCCGATCACGGTGAAGAAGCATTTGCGGGCTCAGGAGATCGCGGCGGAAAATAATCTGCCATGCCTCTATCTGGTCGATTCCGGCGGAGCCAATCTGCCGAACCAGGATGAGGTCTTTCCCGACCGCGATCATTTCGGCCGCATCTTCTACAATCAGGCCAATATGTCGGCGGCGGGCATTCCGCAGATCGCCGTGGTGATGGGTTCGTGCACGGCTGGGGGCGCCTATGTGCCGGCTATGTCCGACGAGACCATCATCGTCGAAGGGCAGGGGACAATCTTTCTCGCCGGGCCGCCGCTGGTCAAAGCCGCGACCGGCGAGGTGGTTTCTGCCGAGGATCTCGGCGGCGGCGACGTGCACACGCGCCTTTCCGGCGTCGCCGACTATCTGGCGCGGGATGATGCCCATGCGCTTGCCATGGCGCGGCAGGCCATTGCCAATCTCAATCGCCACAAGCCGACGACTGTCGAACTCACCACACCGGAGCCGCCGCTTTACGATCCGGAAGATATTCTCGGTATCGTGCCCTCCGATCTGCGCACGCCCTATGATGTTCGCGAAGTCATCGCCCGCGTTGTCGATGGCTCGCGCCTCGACGAATTCAAGGCGCGCTATGGCGCTACACTGGTCTGCGGCTTTGCTCATATCCACGGAATCCCCGTCGGCATCATTGCCAACAATGGCGTGCTGTTTTCGGAATCGGCGCTGAAAGGCGCGCATTTCGTCGAGCTTTGCTCGCAGCGTAAAATCCCGTTAGTCTTCCTGCAGAACATCACCGGCTTCATGGTTGGCCGGAAATACGAGACGGAGGGCATCGCCAAGCACGGCGCCAAACTGGTGACGGCAGTGGCGACGACGAAAGTGCCGAAGATCACCATGCTGATCGGCGGCTCCTTCGGCGCCGGCAATTACGGCATGGCCGGCCGTGCTTATTCGCCGCGCTTCCTCTGGACGTGGCCGAACAGCCGCATCTCCGTCATGGGCGGAGAGCAGGCGGCAGGCGTGCTGGCGACGGTCCGCAGCGAGGCCCTGGCGCGTGCCGGTAAGCCCTGGACGAAAGAGGAGGAGGCGGCCTTCAAGCAGCCGACCCTGAAAATGTTCGAAACCCAGAGCCATCCGCTCTACGCCTCGGCGCGTCTATGGGACGACGGCATCATCGATCCACGCAGAAGCCGCGATGTACTGGCTCTGTCGCTTTCAGCCGCGCTCAATGCGCCGATCGAAGACACCCGCTTCGGCCTATTCAGGATGTGA
- a CDS encoding TMEM175 family protein, giving the protein MGKGRIEAFSDGVIAIIITIMVLELKAPHGEGLQALVPLIPTLLSYVLSFVYVGIYWNNHHHMFQAVKHVRGGVLWANLHLLFWLSLMPFATGWMDENDFAMTPVMVYGFILLMCGFAYYILGQMLIRVHGTDSDFAQTLGSDRKAGISVALYILAIILAAINPFISLGIYFIVACIWLVPDRRFEQMMR; this is encoded by the coding sequence ATGGGCAAGGGGCGCATCGAGGCCTTTTCCGATGGCGTGATCGCCATCATCATCACCATCATGGTGCTGGAATTGAAAGCGCCGCATGGCGAGGGGCTGCAGGCACTCGTGCCGCTGATTCCGACGCTGCTTTCCTATGTTCTAAGCTTCGTCTACGTCGGCATCTACTGGAACAATCACCATCATATGTTCCAGGCGGTGAAGCATGTCCGGGGTGGCGTGCTTTGGGCCAATCTGCATCTGCTATTCTGGCTGTCATTAATGCCCTTCGCCACCGGCTGGATGGACGAAAACGACTTCGCCATGACCCCCGTGATGGTTTATGGCTTCATCCTGCTGATGTGCGGTTTTGCCTACTACATCCTCGGACAAATGCTGATCCGCGTGCATGGAACGGATTCAGATTTTGCCCAGACGCTCGGCTCGGATCGTAAGGCCGGAATTTCCGTCGCCCTCTACATCCTCGCGATCATACTTGCCGCGATCAACCCGTTTATTTCCCTCGGCATCTATTTCATCGTCGCCTGCATATGGCTGGTGCCGGACCGACGGTTCGAGCAGATGATGAGGTAG
- a CDS encoding RidA family protein has protein sequence MKRDIVNAKNAPQPRGGYAQAVKLENFEKLLFVSGQIPTTADDALPDGFQAQAHQVWLNVDAQLKAAGMSKADIVKVTTYLADRHHTLENRKIRSEYLGSLAPAMTVVIAGIFDTAWLLEVEVVAAQ, from the coding sequence ATGAAACGCGACATCGTCAATGCCAAGAACGCACCTCAGCCGCGTGGCGGCTACGCCCAGGCCGTCAAGCTCGAAAACTTCGAGAAATTGCTGTTCGTCAGCGGCCAGATTCCGACGACGGCCGACGATGCTCTTCCCGACGGATTTCAGGCGCAGGCGCATCAGGTCTGGCTCAATGTCGACGCCCAGCTCAAGGCCGCCGGAATGAGCAAGGCCGATATCGTCAAGGTCACCACCTATCTCGCCGACCGTCACCACACGCTCGAGAACCGCAAGATCCGCAGTGAGTACTTGGGCTCGCTCGCCCCGGCGATGACGGTGGTGATAGCAGGCATTTTCGATACCGCGTGGCTGCTCGAAGTCGAGGTCGTTGCCGCGCAATAG
- a CDS encoding crotonase/enoyl-CoA hydratase family protein, with protein MTSQTIQIAIGERGVARLTLARPEKHNALSAEMIDALTEAAYDLGRNASVRVVVLAGEGASFCAGGDLGWMRAQFDATRAERIAEARRLAMLFKALNELPKPLIARVHGNAFGGGIGILSVCDMAISAATARFGLTEVRLGIIPATISPYVIARIGEAKARPLFLSGKIIDAWQAHAAGLLTRVVPEDALDEAIESEIRHLLAASPQASARAKALARSLGVPITDDLIDRVITQLADTWETEEAREGLAAFFERREPSWR; from the coding sequence ATGACATCGCAAACGATCCAGATCGCTATCGGGGAACGCGGCGTCGCCCGCCTGACCCTGGCGCGCCCGGAAAAGCACAACGCCCTATCGGCTGAGATGATCGATGCCCTGACCGAGGCCGCTTACGATCTTGGCCGGAATGCGAGCGTGCGCGTCGTCGTCCTCGCGGGCGAGGGGGCAAGTTTCTGCGCCGGCGGCGATCTCGGCTGGATGCGCGCGCAGTTTGACGCCACCCGGGCTGAGCGCATCGCAGAAGCCCGCCGGCTCGCCATGTTGTTCAAGGCCTTGAACGAATTGCCGAAGCCGTTGATCGCCCGCGTGCACGGCAATGCTTTCGGCGGCGGCATCGGCATCCTCAGTGTCTGCGACATGGCGATATCAGCCGCTACGGCCCGCTTCGGTCTGACGGAGGTTCGCCTCGGGATCATCCCGGCCACCATCAGCCCGTATGTGATCGCCCGCATCGGCGAGGCCAAGGCCCGCCCGCTCTTTCTCTCCGGCAAGATCATCGATGCCTGGCAAGCCCATGCCGCCGGCTTACTGACCCGCGTCGTCCCTGAGGACGCGCTCGACGAAGCCATCGAATCCGAAATCCGCCATCTCCTCGCCGCTTCGCCGCAGGCCTCCGCGCGAGCAAAAGCTCTGGCCCGTTCTCTCGGCGTGCCGATCACTGATGACCTTATCGACCGCGTCATCACGCAATTGGCCGATACCTGGGAGACGGAGGAAGCAAGGGAAGGGCTGGCAGCGTTTTTCGAACGGCGAGAACCGAGCTGGAGATAG